In Danaus plexippus chromosome 19, MEX_DaPlex, whole genome shotgun sequence, the following are encoded in one genomic region:
- the LOC116767994 gene encoding forkhead box protein C1, with the protein MCSEGAWPKDAPSVTAAIDHYRLQLYNYAVAERLRLYPPSPCYGPYAPRLALSMSLLQQRALQPEEPKPQHSYIGLIAMAILSSPDRKLVLSDIYQHILDNYPYFRSRGPGWRNSIRHNLSLNDCFVKAGRSANGKGHYWAIHPANIEDFRKGDFRRRKAQRKVRKHMGLAVDDDGEDSPSPPPQSPPPTALPIPFWGAGRLPGGVQPRKRQFDVASLLAPDDAPEKRARPDSSEEEIEEDIDVVASDQEENREEEPRIPLTPAAHYPLLGGWWPALDPALLQQLRRQAASPPSPNPPDHQRPPDT; encoded by the coding sequence ATGTGCAGCGAAGGCGCCTGGCCGAAGGACGCGCCGTCCGTCACAGCCGCCATAGACCACTACAGGCTACAGCTGTACAACTATGCCGTCGCCGAGCGGCTTAGGCTGTATCCTCCGTCACCCTGCTACGGGCCGTACGCGCCGCGGCTGGCTCTGTCCATGTCTTTACTCCAACAACGCGCCCTGCAGCCGGAGGAACCGAAACCGCAGCACAGTTACATAGGACTCATCGCGATGGCGATACTCAGCTCGCCGGACCGCAAACTGGTGCTGTCCGACATTTACCAACACATCCTGGACAACTACCCGTACTTCCGCTCCCGTGGACCGGGCTGGCGGAACTCCATCAGACACAACCTGTCGCTGAACGACTGTTTCGTTAAGGCCGGCAGGTCCGCCAACGGAAAGGGCCACTATTGGGCGATACATCCGGCGAATATAGAGGATTTCAGGAAGGGGGATTTCAGGAGGCGTAAAGCTCAGAGGAAGGTCAGGAAGCATATGGGGCTGGCTGTGGATGATGACGGCGAGGACTCGCCCTCGCCGCCGCCGCAGTCTCCGCCGCCGACAGCACTGCCGATACCGTTCTGGGGCGCCGGCAGACTGCCCGGAGGAGTCCAACCCAGGAAACGACAGTTCGACGTCGCTTCATTGCTCGCACCGGACGACGCTCCCGAGAAACGAGCGAGACCAGACAGCAGCGAGGAGGAGATAGAAGAAGATATAGACGTGGTGGCCAGCGACCAAGAAGAGAATAGAGAGGAAGAGCCGAGGATACCTCTGACGCCGGCGGCGCACTATCCGTTACTGGGAGGCTGGTGGCCGGCGCTCGACCCGGCTCTACTTCAGCAACTGCGACGCCAGGCTGCTTCACCACCGTCCCCAAACCCACCTGACCACCAACGCCCTCCCGACACCTAA
- the LOC116767975 gene encoding uncharacterized protein LOC116767975, whose amino-acid sequence MFCVYKCVSRRFDNNNIIMKRSQGCKSVNRRNKIFNHLNRNVVYPSLYFGPDDISKQSSVEIKELRSDEDSDNEQPDDLNHSHVWCYNDEEQESNYKINKEARERRRHVQNENNEIYNELFDQMCTEFYGIDCHSSFDGATVNQDKGFTIIKNNPPYDTSSDEEYDVVENDDTFNINDIKNEKYCADDLVKYSNGFREKRTIWIFSEKNRSALSGHDYGLINIPDIDSSSTITEDEEPTRDINVGSVRRLATPIPTYIPKLCLPLSPTLPTVTEVVETNNKSSSNVSETYNKTVTPQMPRNNWVQEIKTANSETGQECTANNSQIMPKNTLTPREKRRLKNNIDNKTFTINEIIEVPIVSNSLETDVTNPDVTEKVIKISQLNEPNVEKNTKDDVDSKSSSEELPNYLQKPQIKVNRKTKPHSEIITEPLEKPDGNWIGDEAEKTSEIYNYDKEMTSVQRVTAVDIDSSRSVANKFSVANMALMKPAAWTQYLPITGSVPSLHLSFETNYESETKSCLKRFFKYVNCCRK is encoded by the exons atgttttgtgtttataaGTGCGTGAGTCGAAGATTCgataacaataacattataatgaaaaggTCTCAAGGATGCAAAAGTGTTAACCGtcgcaataaaatatttaacc ATCTCAATCGAAACGTTGTGTATCCGAGTTTATACTTTGGTCCGGATGATATAAGTAAGCAAAGCTCCGTCGAGATAAAGGAATTGAGATCTGACGAGGATTCTGATAACGAACAACCCGATGACCTGAATCACAGTCACGTGTGGTGTTACAATGACGAAGAACAAGAgagcaattataaaataaacaaagaagcCAGGGAACGAAGACGCCACGTCCAAAATGAAAACAACGAAATATATAACGAATTGTTCGATCAAATGTGTACTGAGTTTTATGGTATCGACTGCCACAGTTCATTCGACGGTGCAACGGTCAATCAAGATAAAGGTTTCACTATAATCAAGAACAATCCGCCCTACGACACGTCGTCTGACGAAGAATACGACGTGGTGGAAAACGATGACACCTTCAATATaaacgatattaaaaatgaaaaatactgCGCAGATGATCTGGTTAAATACAGCAACGGCTTCAGAGAGAAACGGACTATCTGGATATTTTCAGAGAAAAATAGAAGTGCATTAAGTGGACATGATTAtggcttaataaatattcctgATATAGACTCCAGTAGTACTATCACTGAGGATGAAGAACCTACGAGAGATATCAACGTGGGCAGCGTACGCAGACTCGCTACTCCCATACCTACCTATATACCTAAGCTATGTTTACCGCTAAGTCCTACTTTACCAACGGTTACAGAGGTAGTGGAAACTAACAACAAATCTTCATCCAATGTTAGTGAGACTTATAACAAAACGGTCACACCACAAATGCCGAGAAACAATTGGGtccaagaaataaaaaccGCCAACAGCGAAACCGGGCAAGAATGTACAGCAAATAATAGCCAAATAATGCCTAAGAATACTCTGACTCCGAGAGAAAAGAGAAGGcttaagaataatatagaTAACAAGACGTTCACGATAAACGAAATTATCGAAGTACCGATAGTTTCTAACAGTTTAGAAACTGATGTTACTAATCCAGATGTCAcagaaaaagtaataaaaatatcacaactAAACGAACCGAACGTAGAGAAAAATACGAAGGACGATGTAGATTCAAAGAGTTCGTCGGAGGAACTGCCGAATTATCTCCAGAAGCCACAAATAAAAGTCAACAGAAAAACCAAACCGCATTCAGAAATCATAACCGAACCGTTGGAAAAACCAGACGGTAATTGGATTGGTGACGAAGCGGAGAAAACATcggaaatttataattatgacaaAGAAATGACATCTGTGCAGAGAGTGACAGCCGTTGACATTGACAGTTCCAGAAGTGTTGCCAACAAATTCTCCGTAGCAAACATGGCGCTCATGAAACCCGCGGCGTGGACGCAATACTTACCAATAACGGGAAGCGTTCCGTCCCTACATCTGTCATTCGAAACGAACTACGAATCAGAAACGAAATCGTGCTTGAAGAGATTCTTCAAATACGTGAACTgctgtagaaaataa
- the LOC116767974 gene encoding ubiquitin carboxyl-terminal hydrolase 3-like isoform X1: MECTHLLDNVKLDSDLFGEDITITKNFNCSECHIKEQNWLCLQCGIVNCGRYANGHAKLHAESSDHQLCMSCDVFSVYCYKCDDYVSNDVEHLTIDKIRQHIMQATDGNVNENDKEITKDCAGQDSHLQEDTSEKSLSPIAEENSNPEIQLVTCEITTEPSASENVQSKKSIKNAEEPVRSLRPRSRKRSHSEDSFAENSSVPTKSRQKGLPLNGKSQKDKKIVGLKNLGNTCFMNAVLQSLNNIQEFSYYFSQLPSLEMKTNGRKVYHSRSYTRQEMHDVVMAEELRKVLINLNTGGCGSKAAISPECLFLVIWKVVPRFRGYQQQDAHEFLRYMLDRLHTELQQLVPDRPEGVKAPASIVTAVFGGTLQSEVRCLACGTESKKFDPFLDLSLELPESGRHDAPVSLTDCLASFVQIEELADTERYFCSSCKCKQKSTKQFWIRRLPNVLCLHLKRFRWHNYFRTKVDTSISFPLLSLDMSGFVLPNVPDTRRSGRGSLLYDLAAVIVHHGSGAGSGHYTAFAINEEQWFHFNDQTVRATDSAAVASCKPYILFYIRREFAS; encoded by the exons atggaATGTACCCATTTGTTAGATAACGTCAAGTTGGATAGCGATCTTTTCGGTGAGGATATTACGATCACAAAGAATTTCAACTGTTCAG AATGTCATATCAAGGAACAGAATTGGCTTTGCCTGCAATGCGGGATCGTCAACTGTGGCCGGTACGCCAACGGACACGCAAAACTACACGCAGAATCATCTGACCACCAGTTGTGCATGAGCTGCGACGTATTTTCCGTTTACTG TTACAAATGTGATGACTATGTTTCAAATGATGTAGAACATCTAACAATAGACAAAATAAGGCAGCATATAATGCAAGCAACGGATGgtaatgttaatgaaaatgaCAAGGAAATAACAAAAGATTGTGCGGGGCAAGATAGTCATCTACAAGAGGATACAAGTGAAAAGTCATTGTCACCTATTGCTGAAGAAAACTCTAATCCAGAAATCCAGCTGGTTACATGTGAGATAACAACTGAACCAAGTGCCTCGGAAAATGTTCAGAgcaaaaaatcaattaag AATGCGGAAGAACCAGTTAGAAGTTTGCGACCAAGGTCTCGTAAAAGATCTCACTCTGAGGATAGTTTTGCTGAAAATTCATCCGTACCAACGAAAAGCAGACAGAAAGGTTTACCGTTAAATGGGAAGAGTCAGaaggataaaaaaattgtaggtttaaaaaatttaggcAACACATGCTTCATGAATGCTGTGCTGCAAagtcttaataatatacaagaattTAGTTACTACTTCAGTCAACTGCCTTCCTTGGAAATGAAGACCAATGGACGGAAAGTGTATCACTCGAGGAGTTACACAAGACAGGAGATGCACGATGTTGTTATGGCAGAGGAACTCAGGAAG GTGTTAATAAACCTCAACACGGGAGGCTGTGGTTCCAAAGCTGCTATATCTCCTGAATGTCTGTTCCTGGTGATATGGAAGGTAGTTCCGCGGTTCCGTGGCTACCAGCAACAAGACGCACACGAATTCCTTCGCTACATGCTTGACAG ACTGCACACAGAACTCCAGCAGTTGGTGCCCGATCGTCCTGAAGGTGTTAAGGCACCGGCATCTATTGTCACCGCTGTGTTCGGTGGAACATTACAGAGCGAG GTCCGTTGTCTAGCATGTGGTACTGAGAGTAAGAAGTTTGATCCATTCTTGGATCTGTCCCTGGAGTTACCAGAGAGTGGGCGACATGACGCGCCTGTCTCACTAACTGACTGCTTGGCCAGTTTTGTACAG ATCGAAGAGCTGGCTGACACAGAGAGATATTTCTGTAGCAGCTGTAAATGCAAACAGAAATCAACAAAACAGTTCTGGATCAGACGGTTACCGAACGTACTGTGTCTACATCTCAAGAGATTTAGATGGCACAACTATTTCAG AACTAAAGTGGACACTTCCATCTCCTTCCCCCTGTTGTCCCTGGACATGTCCGGGTTTGTGCTACCCAACGTGCCCGACACCAGGCGCTCCGGCCGCGGCAGTCTGTTGTATGACCTAGCAGCTGTGATCGTTCATCACGGCTCGGG CGCCGGGTCCGGTCACTACACGGCGTTCGCTATCAACGAGGAGCAATGGTTCCACTTTAACGATCAAACTGTCCGTGCGACCGACTCCGCGGCGGTGGCGTCCTGCAAGCCCTACATACTGTTCTACATCAGGAGAGAATTCGCTTCGTGA
- the LOC116767974 gene encoding ubiquitin carboxyl-terminal hydrolase 3-like isoform X2: MECTHLLDNVKLDSDLFGEDITITKNFNCSECHIKEQNWLCLQCGIVNCGRYANGHAKLHAESSDHQLCMSCDVFSVYCYKCDDYVSNDVEHLTIDKIRQHIMQATDGNVNENDKEITKDCAGQDSHLQEDTSEKSLSPIAEENSNPEIQLVTCEITTEPSASENVQSKKSIKNAEEPVRSLRPRSRKRSHSEDSFAENSSVPTKSRQKGLPLNGKSQKDKKIVGLKNLGNTCFMNAVLQSLNNIQEFSYYFSQLPSLEMKTNGRKVYHSRSYTRQEMHDVVMAEELRKVLINLNTGGCGSKAAISPECLFLVIWKVVPRFRGYQQQDAHEFLRYMLDRLHTELQQLVPDRPEGVKAPASIVTAVFGGTLQSEVRCLACGTESKKFDPFLDLSLELPESGRHDAPVSLTDCLASFVQIEELADTERYFCSSCKCKQKSTKQFWIRRLPNVLCLHLKRFRWHNYFR, encoded by the exons atggaATGTACCCATTTGTTAGATAACGTCAAGTTGGATAGCGATCTTTTCGGTGAGGATATTACGATCACAAAGAATTTCAACTGTTCAG AATGTCATATCAAGGAACAGAATTGGCTTTGCCTGCAATGCGGGATCGTCAACTGTGGCCGGTACGCCAACGGACACGCAAAACTACACGCAGAATCATCTGACCACCAGTTGTGCATGAGCTGCGACGTATTTTCCGTTTACTG TTACAAATGTGATGACTATGTTTCAAATGATGTAGAACATCTAACAATAGACAAAATAAGGCAGCATATAATGCAAGCAACGGATGgtaatgttaatgaaaatgaCAAGGAAATAACAAAAGATTGTGCGGGGCAAGATAGTCATCTACAAGAGGATACAAGTGAAAAGTCATTGTCACCTATTGCTGAAGAAAACTCTAATCCAGAAATCCAGCTGGTTACATGTGAGATAACAACTGAACCAAGTGCCTCGGAAAATGTTCAGAgcaaaaaatcaattaag AATGCGGAAGAACCAGTTAGAAGTTTGCGACCAAGGTCTCGTAAAAGATCTCACTCTGAGGATAGTTTTGCTGAAAATTCATCCGTACCAACGAAAAGCAGACAGAAAGGTTTACCGTTAAATGGGAAGAGTCAGaaggataaaaaaattgtaggtttaaaaaatttaggcAACACATGCTTCATGAATGCTGTGCTGCAAagtcttaataatatacaagaattTAGTTACTACTTCAGTCAACTGCCTTCCTTGGAAATGAAGACCAATGGACGGAAAGTGTATCACTCGAGGAGTTACACAAGACAGGAGATGCACGATGTTGTTATGGCAGAGGAACTCAGGAAG GTGTTAATAAACCTCAACACGGGAGGCTGTGGTTCCAAAGCTGCTATATCTCCTGAATGTCTGTTCCTGGTGATATGGAAGGTAGTTCCGCGGTTCCGTGGCTACCAGCAACAAGACGCACACGAATTCCTTCGCTACATGCTTGACAG ACTGCACACAGAACTCCAGCAGTTGGTGCCCGATCGTCCTGAAGGTGTTAAGGCACCGGCATCTATTGTCACCGCTGTGTTCGGTGGAACATTACAGAGCGAG GTCCGTTGTCTAGCATGTGGTACTGAGAGTAAGAAGTTTGATCCATTCTTGGATCTGTCCCTGGAGTTACCAGAGAGTGGGCGACATGACGCGCCTGTCTCACTAACTGACTGCTTGGCCAGTTTTGTACAG ATCGAAGAGCTGGCTGACACAGAGAGATATTTCTGTAGCAGCTGTAAATGCAAACAGAAATCAACAAAACAGTTCTGGATCAGACGGTTACCGAACGTACTGTGTCTACATCTCAAGAGATTTAGATGGCACAACTATTTCAG ATAA
- the LOC116768138 gene encoding small ribosomal subunit protein eS17: MGRVRTKTVKKAAKIIIEKYYTRLTLDFDTNKRICEEIAIIPTKPLRNKIAGFATHLMRRLRHSQVRGISIKLQEEERERRDNYVPEVSALEHDIIEVDPDTKEMLKMLDFNNINGLQLTQPATQGGYGGRRN, translated from the exons ATG GGTCGTGTCAGGACTAAAACCGTAAAGAAAGCAGCCAAAATCATTATCGAGAAGTATTACACAAGGCTTACTCTTGATTTTGACACCAACAAGAGAATATGTGAGGAAATCGCAATAATTCCAACCAAACCCCTTCGTAACAAAATTGCCGG GTTTGCCACCCACTTAATGAGACGTCTCAGACATTCCCAAGTCCGAGGAATCTCCATCAAGCTGCAGGAGGAGGAGCGTGAGAGACGTGACAACTATGTTCCAGAAGTCTCCGCCCTGGAACATGACATCATTGAAGTTGATCCTGATACCAAGGAGATGTTGAAAATGCTTGACTTCAACAACATCAATGGTCTTCAACTGACGCAGCCCGCTACCCAGGGTGGCTATGGTGGCAGACGTAATTaa
- the LOC116768038 gene encoding 46 kDa FK506-binding nuclear protein: MFWGLIMEPNKRYTQVVGKPFHISQAAMDISTGDNDPCQVMVVVDGKNFLVCTLQKNRCIQVPLDLYFKAGDSLSFLTNGKCNVHLTGYLDPEFEDEESDEDAEEEEEEEEEEAPQANNKRKLENGTEGAANKKAKPDKKNAKKLEADSSESDDEEDELQKFLEGEDIDTDENDESFKVNTSGEASEEDDDDDDDEDEEDDDDDDDEKDESSEKADTTLDTSVDSKIDQSKLSKSAKRRLKKKITVQKEPQVANGVDKAKKAKPEPKDNKADKKKEVKKDVQEGDKKEKKSLSGGVFIEDIKVGSGPVAKPGKVVMVYYEGRLKQNNKMFDNCQKGPGFRFKLGAKEVISGWDVGVAGMKVGGKRKIVCPPPMAYGAKGSPPTIPPNSTLVFEVELKNVK, from the exons ATGTTTTGGG GATTAATAATGGAGCCAAACAAACGGTACACCCAAGTGGTGGGTAAACCGTTCCATATATCACAAGCAGCCATGGATATATCCACTGGTGACAATGATCCCTGCCAAGTCATGGTTGTGGTTGACGGCAAGAACTTCCTGGTTTGCACCCTTCAGAAGAACAGATGCATACAAGTCCCACTTGATCTCTATTTCAAAGCTGGAGACTCACTTTCCTTCTTGACAAatg GTAAATGCAATGTCCATCTAACTGGATACTTGGATCCCGAGTTTGAAGATGAAGAATCTGATGAAGATGCCGAGGAAGAGGAAGAAGAAGAGGAAGAGGAGGCTCCTCAAGCTAATAATAAACGGAAACTTGAGAACGGCACCGAGGGTGCTGCTAACAAGAAGGCTAAG ccagacaaaaaaaatgccAAGAAATTGGAGGCTGACAGCTCTGAGTCAGACGATGAAGAAGATGAATTGCAAAAGTTTCTGGAAGGAGAGGACATAGATACAGATGAAAATGATGAATCCTTCAAAGTTAACACCTCAGGTGAAGCAAG TGAGGAAgatgatgacgatgatgaCGATGAAGATGAAGaagacgatgatgatgatgatgatgagaaGGATGAGTCATCTGAAAAAGCTGACACAACACTCGACACAAGTGTGGATAGCAAAATAGATCAATCAAAGCTTAGCAAGTCAGCTAAGAGGCGTCTCAAGAAGAAAATAACAGTTCAAAAAGAACCACAAGTCGCTAATGGTGTTGATAAAGccaag aaagcGAAGCCCGAACCGAAGGATAACAAAGCAGATAAGAAAAAAGAGGTGAAGAAGGACGTCCAGGAAGGGgataaaaaagagaaaaagtcCTTAAGTGGAGGGGTATTTATTGAGGACATTAAAGTAGGCTCTGGACCAGTAGCTAAACCAGGAAAAGTGGTTATG GTTTATTACGAGGGTAGATTGAAACAGAACAACAAAATGTTTGACAACTGCCAAAAGGGACCAGGGTTCAGGTTCAAACTTGGAGCCAAGGAAGTGATCTCTGGGTGGGATGTTGGTGTCGCTGGTATGAAAGTAGGAGGCAAGAGGAAGATTGTATGTCCACCACCTATGGC gtATGGTGCCAAAGGTTCTCCGCCAACCATCCCGCCGAACTCCACATTAGTGTTTGAAGttgaattgaaaaatgttAAGTAA
- the LOC116768123 gene encoding UPF0729 protein AAEL015238, whose amino-acid sequence MVCVPCFIIPLLLFIWHKFIQPYVLRFWNPWAVKDADGNEKTEFPFKCEGGVCMFSKKNKSTIEAKPEETEETKGLNQRLKSE is encoded by the coding sequence ATGGTTTGCGTTCCTTGTTTTATCATTCcgcttcttttatttatatggcaTAAATTCATTCAGCCGTACGTTCTGAGATTTTGGAATCCGTGGGCTGTTAAGGACGCTGACGGGAATGAAAAAACTGAATTTCCGTTTAAGTGTGAAGGAGGGGTTTGTATGTTCagcaaaaaaaacaaatcaaccATTGAAGCGAAACCCGAGGAGACAGAAGAAACGAAGGGTTTGAATCAACGTCTTAAATCTGAATAA
- the LOC116768055 gene encoding YEATS domain-containing protein 4-like: protein MTEGPYRHEKPMCVRIWLEVGHACEPRRSAGGRALALDWRVWVRGARGDISGFVHKVVFKLHPPTAFVYPKRVIQEPPYEIQESGCASINIPIKVYLKYSSKPKKICLKYSLHIENNNKANSESRCVYYDFENPSETLCSALMKGGGEILARSGNTSNTGKLVVLFDERTKSKVKRYKFIEPIRCKHASKTKTSLVDEICLKCGSSISSDIRKQLRTVDMTEEEINRVSQLYLAYNSYERSLNSLTLPPLSDPIYKIPELPASLRSALTSVEADYAMI from the exons ATGTGTGTGCGCATTTGGCTGGAGGTGGGTCATGCGTGTGAACCTCGTCGGTCTGCGGGGGGCAGAGCCCTAGCGCTCGACTGGCGGGTGTGGGTGAGGGGCGCGCGAGGAGACATCAGCGGGTTCGTCCACAAGGTGGTGTTCAAATTGCATCCGCCAACTGCCTTCGTTTACCCCAAGAgag TAATACAAGAGCCGCCGTACGAGATCCAAGAATCTGGATGCGCCTCCATCAACATACCGATAAAGGTGTACCTGAAGTACAGCAGCAAACCAAAGAAAATCTGCCTCAAATATAGTCTCCATATTGAGAACAACAACAAGGCCAACTCGGAGTCACGCTGTGTCTACTACGATTTTGAGAATCCGTCGGAAACGCTCTGCAGTGCATTGATGAAGGGCGGTGGGGAGATCCTCGCTAGATCTGGCAACACCTCCAACACCGGGAAACTCGTCGTTTTATTCGACGAACGGACTAAATCTAAAGTGAAGAGATACAAGTTCATTGAACCGATACGTTGCAAACATGCCTCTAAGACCAAAACATCGCTTGTAGATGAAATTTGCCTGAAATGCGGCAGTTCCATCAGCTCCGATATAAGAAAGCAGCTGCGGACGGTCGACATGACGGAGGAAGAAATAAATCGTGTGTCGCAGTTGTATTTAGCTTATAATAGTTACGAGAGGTCTTTGAACTCTCTGACATTGCCTCCATTATCCGACcccatatataaaataccagAACTACCAGCGTCCTTACGTAGCGCGCTAACGAGTGTCGAAGCTGACTACGCGATGATATAG